A single genomic interval of Penicillium psychrofluorescens genome assembly, chromosome: 2 harbors:
- a CDS encoding uncharacterized protein (ID:PFLUO_003838-T1.cds;~source:funannotate) — protein MHLFAFGSNGSGQLGIGHTEDVSSPTECIFETSEQHHESLSDGHDKISRIVAGGNHILLLTAKGAVWAAGWNGDGRCGENSTGIHAPGQHGHRDGEEHSSPTANEKKIQTTDTKGEQKEEETLLRFRRVRIHDPVSGLAVEHFKHVAATWEGSLLVASVPKASKKDSSFSSERMDRRGDDQSVSPEEEDEEDRIYVLGTGTKGELGIGEQKLHSGTSAPSYIPNFPPRPYPSEEEPTPPSNPEPIPKITALATGMTHTIAILSNGQVYGWGSSRKGQLGPGNKAAKIVWEPARVEEIPFSAKGAVCGREFTVVWGDDCRRVVLLGDRGMRWGVLGDSLFASGAFSASSSSQHGDGNDEGVVEVNAVHGYTDILASWNGVYVHAPPDPAGKTMSEEDSATTPSPPRPGHRLIAWGRNDRGQHPPPNLPPPTTLAVGSEHVLALLEDGTAAAFGWGEHGNCGPETDARGNVAGTYHVISLPEAARTAGGRVVGVGAGCATSWLIVS, from the coding sequence atGCATCTATTTGCCTTCGGATCCAACGGATCCGGCCAACTCGGCATCGGCCACACGGAGGACGTCTCCTCGCCAACGGAGTGTATCTTCGAGACATCAGAACAGCATCATGAGAGCCTTTCTGACGGCCATGATAAGATAAGCCGCATTGTCGCAGGCGGGAATCATATCCTGCTTCTCACAGCCAAGGGCGCTGTTTGGGCAGCTGGGTGGAATGGGGATGGACGGTGTGGAGAAAACAGCACTGGTATCCATGCGCCAGGTCAACATGGGCATcgcgatggagaagagcatAGCTCACCAACAGcaaatgagaagaagattcAAACTACGGATACGAAGGgagagcaaaaagaagaagaaacactCCTCCGCTTCAGAAGAGTGCGTATCCACGACCCCGTCTCCGGATTGGCGGTCGAGCATTTCAAACATGTTGCGGCGACGTGGGAGGGGTCGTTGCTTGTGGCCTCGGTGCCGAAAGCATCGAAGAAGGATTCGTCATTTTCATCAGAGCGGATGGATCGCCGCGGAGATGATCAATCGGTATctcccgaagaagaagacgaggaagaccgCATCTACGTGCTGGGAACAGGTACGAAAGGCGAACTTGGTATCGGGGAACAGAAACTGCATTCCGGGACATCAGCGCCATCATACATCCCCAATTTCCCACCGCGTCCCTATCCatctgaagaagaaccaacCCCACCCTCAAACCCAGAACCAATACCCAAAATCACCGCTCTAGCAACCGGAATGACCCACACCATCGCAATCCTCTCAAACGGCCAAGTCTACGGCTGGGGCAGTTCACGAAAGGGCCAGCTGGGTCCCGGGAATAAAGCCGCCAAGATTGTTTGGGAGCCTGCGCGCGTGGAGGAAATTCCTTTCTCTGCAAAGGGTGCGGTTTGTGGGAGGGAGTTTACGGTGGTCTGGGGAGATGACTGTCGACGAGTTGTACTCCTGGGTGACAGAGGGATGCGGTGGGGGGTTTTGGGGGATTCTCTCTTTGCCTCCGGTGCattctcggcgtcatcgtcatctCAACATGGAGATGGGAATGATGAGGGGGTTGTGGAGGTCAATGCCGTGCATGGGTATACCGATATCCTCGCGAGTTGGAATGGGGTTTATGTACATGCTCCGCCTGACCCAGCGGGCAAAACAATGTCTGAAGAGGACAGTGCCACAACTCCCAGCCCACCACGGCCAGGCCATCGTCTCATTGCATGGGGACGAAATGATCGCGGACAACACCCACCGCCAAATCTCCCCCCGCCGACCACGCTCGCTGTCGGCAGCGAGCATGTCCTCGCGCTCTTGGAGGATGGAACCGCCGCGGCGTTCGGCTGGGGCGAGCATGGGAACTGTGGGCCCGAGACGGATGCTCGGGGTAATGTGGCGGGGACGTATCATGTTATATCGCTGCCGGAGGCCGCGAGGACTGCAGGTGGCAGGGTTGTCGGTGTTGGGGCTGGATGTGCAACTAGTTGGTTGATAGTATCTTGA
- a CDS encoding uncharacterized protein (ID:PFLUO_003836-T1.cds;~source:funannotate), which translates to MPSLRTLLLSTILSLAATTAAKCPEGWGGGTDGSPCCPGSLNSDGAFKYCCVAGQVSMPPVLPSGVAMAKNKRSENCAAKVPLTASDYSSLVSSASAMAAATTTGPSSNEASPTSSGSASPTTNAAMPGAMAEGMVLSGAAAAAALFML; encoded by the coding sequence ATGCCATCCCTCAGAACTCTCCTCCTCTCAACaatcctctccctcgccgctACTACGGCGGCAAAATGTCCTGAGGGTTGGGGCGGCGGCACTGACGGTTCCCCATGCTGCCCCGGCTCTTTGAACAGCGACGGCGCCTTTAAATACTGCTGCGTTGCCGGCCAAGTCAGCATGCCTCCTGTCCTCCCTAGCGGGGttgccatggccaagaacaAGCGGTCGGAAAACTGTGCCGCGAAGGTCCCTCTCACGGCTAGTGACTATTCGAGTCTGGTctcttcggcatcggcgatGGCTGCGGCTACTACGACAGGGCCTTCGTCTAATGAGGCGTCTCCCACGAGCTCGGGATCAGCAAGTCCAACCACCAACGCAGCTATGCCCGGTGCTATGGCTGAAGGGATGGTGCTTAGTGGTGCCGCGGCTGCTGCCGCTCTCTTTATGCTGTGA
- a CDS encoding uncharacterized protein (ID:PFLUO_003832-T1.cds;~source:funannotate) encodes MASGHNSAFSTTSTQHRVLGEGRSSLSQDGSSADGSWHDASSRTGRNDRSESGGSATMAPRASLAPSFGGPGSFSAELKSMNSRSVTPRPDGTFAARRASRSIGEDDFPNTEERQAVIRDKIAKEMKIKTGTENMLEALLAKPPKQTKEQRLRVESELSSSNRKLVELQQELEDELLRAQAPSSPPSSQSPLGPMRSPSRNDTRGGPVDEEYAEDGEGDMESPTFVLTETLQALEIEGMSPDFYVERANSLVELFKRYPSLKYDLAWPVFGLRVQVMLLSDSKEVVAAGYRLTRYAIADRKSLQTIRSLHTDELVILSLVKESKASIEREQALKFVRAFLDVKDGVKEIDRAIVRTIVSVAEHHEDRLRNISIMTLAEMLVKDPELVASAGGFSALHDALAEGTFGASESLISSFLHVLDTPRSRKYLQGCELEAVLAPFTDSLSDSLRNGRLKSAARAISAMLKTWPGLVVLARHESQPLRSLLDSLHYPDPLARDLIMELLFDALRIKPPSWSSSFLAGRRLTTYGRVSNLRSDPDPKFSRGFSDTRSDRFDLTAHFSTLILAALVEAGLPKALSDLVEDESDPSLRRKATLLLTEVLKLAHHSLPQAISANLQVLAHLIPSAINFDMENHDVSTSTIFQIDSINRTMARSGGFNNGANRYNMDADLSASLLPVDQGKDKLSPAMDEQQFRNAILETHVLNTVNYLKWKWDLIHRLVEGPLTNPKRLDEAIKGSKFMKRLIGFYRPFKYRFSMVPNTKPNQRYVRTGCALMRILVQIPEGAKYLAENKFLRQVAECLAQVDRMSGLTSASPLFSREQMINTLSGGYFAMLGTLSAEPNGLVMMERWHMLNMFYHITELRDRNDLIQTLLGNMDYSQESHLRVMLSKALTIGSKEIRIFATKFLRKYAVGDASLPANAAISNAEWVIKLLVTQLYDPDVTVCQTAVKVLEEACNQRDYLEFVVRCRPSLDHLGEIGAPLLLRFLSTSVGYHYLDGLDYITQEMDDWFLGRNDSYVGMVEAALSRAYVDQPRRSSYAPEDLVDLRDIGLVPPHFYRELARTAEGCKLLEQSGHFNDFAWTIRDFQLNEEDTEALLKVKGCLWAVGNVGSMEFGAPFLESEIVQRIVQIATSAGVVTMRGTAFFVLGLISRSRHGLQVLRNLGWDSAVDQKGNSLGLCLPTDFRKLFLISFPGFDAEANRTPREQLKEATTDRDSVNQKILKLIVDMGNTVLSKRSAADLHSIKSKQPERFHQVHLFRKTLCILESHHFRLPARRFALDLFDKSVMRRIVLEEDSSDSESSNSD; translated from the exons ATGGCTTCCGGGCACAACTCAGCTttctccaccacctcgacccAGCACCGTGTTTTGGGCGAGGGCCGCTCATCTCTCAGCCAGGATGGCTCCTCCGCTGACGGTAGCTGGCACGATGCGAGCTCACGAACAGGGCGGAATGATCGGTCTGAGTCTGGGGGCAGTGCCACCATGGCTCCCAGGGCGTCATTGGCTCCCTCCTTTGGCGGGCCCGGCAGCTTCAGTGCCGAGCTCAAGAGTATGAATTCCAGGAGCGTCACCCCGCGACCAGATGGCACGTTCGCCGCCCGCCGAGCCAGCCGATCGATCGGCGAGGACGACTTTCCCAACACCGAGGAGCGCCAGGCCGTCATCCGAGACAAGATCGCCAAGGAAATGAAGATCAAGACCGGGACCGAGAATATGCTGGAGGCCCTGTTGGCGAAACCCCCAAAACAGACCAAGGAACAGAGGTTACGCGTCGAGTCCGAACTCAGCTCGTCCAACCGAAAACTGGTGGAGCTGCAACAGGAACTGGAGGATGAACTCTTACGTGCGCAGGCGCCGTCGTCCCCCCCCTCCTCGCAGTCGCCTCTCGG TCCCATGCGCTCGCCGTCGCGCAATGACACTCGCGGTGGAccggtggatgaagaatATGCggaggatggcgaagggGACATGGAGTCGCCAACCTTTGTCCTGACGGAAACTTTACAAGCACTGGAAATCGAAGGGATGTCGCCCGATTTCTACGTGGAACGCGCAAACAGCTTGGTCGAATTGTTCAAGCGGTACCCCTCGTTGAAATATGATCTGGCATGGCCGGTGTTCGGTCTGCGCGTCCAGGTCATGCTGCTGAGCGACAGCAAGGAAGTTGTGGCCGCGGGATACCGGTTGACTCGCTATGCCATCGCGGACCGGAAGTCTTTGCAGACGATTCGGTCGCTGCATACCGATGAGCTGGTCATACTATCTCTGGtcaaagaaagcaaagcaagTATCGAAAGGGAACAGGCTTTGAAGTTTGTAAGGGCGTTTTTGGATGTCAAAGACGGTGTGAAAGAGATTGATCGCGCCATCGTGCGAACGATCGTCTCCGTCGCGGAGCACCACGAGGACCGACTTCGGAACATATCGATCATGACTTTGGCGGAGATGTTGGTCAAAGACCCCGAGTTGGTCGCTTCCGCCGGCGGGTTCTCCGCGCTGCACGATGCTTTGGCCGAGGGGACTTTTGGTGCCTCGGAGAGTTTGATCTCGAGCTTTTTGCATGTTCTTGATACCCCTCGGAGTCGAAAGTACTTGCAAGGGTGTGAGCTTGAAGCCGTCCTCGCACCCTTCACGGACTCCTTGTCTGATTCATTGCGCAATGGGCGGCTAAAGTCCGCCGCGCGAGCGATATCTGCAATGCTAAAGACCTGGCCGGGTCTAGTGGTTCTTGCAAGGCACGAATCCCAGCCATTACGCTCCCTTCTCGACTCACTCCACTATCCCGATCCTCTGGCTCGCGACCTCATCATGGAGCTATTATTTGACGCTCTTCGGATCAagcctccttcttggtcgTCCTCTTTTCTGGCTGGCAGGAGACTCACCACCTATGGCAGAGTCTCAAATCTGCGTTCAGACCCGGATCCCAAATTCTCTCGCGGTTTCTCAGACACCAGGAGCGACAGATTCGATCTTACGGCACATTTCTCGACTCTTATTTTGGCAGCATTAGTTGAGGCAGGACTACCAAAG GCGCTTTCTGATCTTGTTGAAGACGAATCCGATCCCTCCCTCCGACGCAAGGCAACCTTGCTCTTGACCGAGGTACTCAAACTTGCGCATCATTCTTTGCCTCAGGCGATCAGCGCCAATTTGCAAGTCCTTGCACACTTGATTCCATCAGCAATCAATTTTGACATGGAAAACCACGACGTATCCACCTCAACTATCTTCCAAATTGACAGCATTAACCGAACGATGGCTCGCTCTGGTGGTTTCAACAACGGAGCAAATCGATACAACATGGACGCTGATCTATCGGCGTCTCTGTTACCCGTTGACCAGGGCAAGGACAAATTGAGCCCTGCTATGGACGAACAACAATTCCGCAATGCCATCTTGGAGACCCATGTGCTTAACACAGTCAACTACCTCAAGTGGAAATGGGATCTCATCCATCGGTTGGTTGAAGGACCTCTGACCAACCCGAAGAGACTGGACGAGGCCATTAAGGGGTCTAAGTTCATGAAGCGTCTTATTGGATTCTACCGGCCTTTCAAGTATCGATTTTCCATGGTTCCCAAcaccaaaccaaaccaacGCTACGTTCGGACCGGCTGTGCCCTCATGCGCATACTGGTCCAAATTCCCGAGGGTGCCAAATATCTGGCCGAGAATAAATTTCTGAGACAGGTCGCTGAATGTCTGGCACAAGTGGACCGGATGAGTGGTCTCACTTCCGCCTCACCTCTCTTCTCGCGAGAGCAAATGATCAATACCTTGAGTGGTGGTTACTTTGCGATGCTAGGCACTCTAAGCGCTGAGCCCAATGGACTGGTCATGATGGAGAGATGGCATATGCTGAACATGTTTTACCATATCACCGAGCTCCGAGATCGGAACGACTTGATCCAGACACTTTTGGGGAATATGGATTACTCCCAGGAAAGCCATCTTCGAGTCATGCTGTCCAAGGCCCTCACTATTGGCTCCAAGGAGATTCGAATCTTTGCAACTAAGTTCCTCAGAAAATACGCCGTGGGGGATGCCAGTCTTCCGGCTAATGCAGCCATCAGCAATGCGGAATGGGTCATCAAACTGCTGGTGACTCAACTATATGACCCAGATGTCACGGTCTGCCAGACTGCCGTCAAAGTTCTCGAGGAGGCATGCAACCAGCGCGATTACCTCGAGTTCGTGGTCAGGTGCCGGCCCTCACTTGATCACCTCGGAGAGATTGGCGCGCCGCTTCTTTTGCGGTTCCTGTCCACGTCAGTTGGATATCATTAtctggatggcctggacTACATCACCCAAGAAATGGACGACTGGTTCCTTGGACGAAACGATTCCTACGTTGGGATGGTGGAGGCTGCTCTCTCCCGGGCTTATGTCGACCAGCCACGACGCAGCAGCTATGCGCccgaggatctggtcgatctcCGAGATATTGGCCTGGTTCCTCCCCATTTCTACCGGGAATTGGCTCGGACAGCCGAAGGGTGTAAATTGTTGGAACAGTCAGGCCATTTCAATGATTTTGCTTGGACGATCCGCGATTTCCAGTTGAACGAGGAAGACACCGAGGCGCTGCTCAAAGTCAAGGGGTGTCTCTGGGCCGTTGGCAATGTTGGTTCCATGGAATTCGGCGCCCCGTTCCTGGAATCGGAAATCGTGCAGCGGATTGTGCAGATCGCAACGAGTGCCGGTGTCGTGACCATGCGAGGTACTGCGTTTTTCGTGTTGGGGCTCATCTCCCGCAGTCGCCATGGGCTGCAAGTGCTGCGAAATCTGGGATGGGACTCAGCTGTGGACCAGAAGGGCAACTCACTGGGTCTCTGTCTTCCCACCGATTTCCGCAAACTGTTTTTGATCTCCTTCCCCGGTTTCGACGCAGAAGCCAATCGCACCCCGCGCGAGCAACTCAAAGAAGCCACCACAGACCGAGACTCAGTCAACCAAAAGATCCTAAAGCTGATCGTCGACATGGGCAACACTGTCTTGTCGAAACGCTCGGCCGCAGACCTCCACAGCATCAAATCCAAACAGCCCGAACGATTCCACCAAGTCCACCTCTTCCGCAAAACCCTCTGCATTCTCGAGAGTCACCATTTCCGGCTCCCCGCCCGCCGCTTCGCCCTGGATCTATTCGATAAAAGCGTGATGCGGCGGATTGTTCTCGAAGAAGATTCGTCGGACTCTGAGTCCTCCAACTCTGACTAG
- a CDS encoding uncharacterized protein (ID:PFLUO_003833-T1.cds;~source:funannotate) → MHLCPICRRKLGLPPTVQAEPLNKTLAGIIDHFFPDQVSARREALAQDETGLDIEKNLALFICTLSFPTMPTFLHIFEPRYRLMIRRVVENGDGKFGMVMYNRRSRTQPGAEEYMCYGTLLLIERYELLPDGRSLVIANGVSRFKVLEAGVLDGYHVGQVERVDDVSLAEEERLELAETSGPANPAPESEPEGQAVDSLPPVDSMSTQQLLDASREFIGRQRRAAAPWLHPRIMLAYGPVPNDAARYPWWLACVLPLSEEEKYPILAATSVRERLKIAARWGREIEARDL, encoded by the exons ATGC ATCTATGTCCTATCTGCCGCCGCAAGCTGGGCCTACCACCAACCGTGCAGGCAGAACCACTGAACAAAACTCTAGCAGGGATAATCGACCATTTCTTCCCTGACCAGGTCTCGGCCCGGCGCGAAGCGCTCGCGCAGGATGAGACGGGGCTAGACATCGAGAAGAACCTGGCGCTCTTCATCTGCACGTTGTCGTTCCCGACGATGCCGACGTTCCTGCATATCTTCGAGCCGAGGTATCGGCTCATGATTCGACGTGTCGTCGAGAACGGCGACGGTAAATTCGGCATGGTCATGTATAACCGGCGGTCGCGGACACAGCCAGGCGCAGAGGAGTATATGTGCTACGGCACGCTTTTGCTGATTGAGCGGTATGAGCTACTTCCTGACGGACGCAGCCTGGTGATTGCCAACGGTGTGTCGCGGTtcaaggtgctggaggcTGGGGTGCTAGACGGGTATCATGTTGGACAAGTCGAGCGCGTTGACGACGTCTCGCTGGCAGAGGAGGAACGGCTCGAGTTGGCGGAGACTTCTGGGCCAGCCAACCCGGCACCAGAGTCAGAGCCGGAGGGTCAAGCAGTCGATTCCCTCCCGCCGGTGGATTCGATGTCGacccagcagctgctggatgcgTCGCGCGAGTTCATCGGCCGCCAGCGCCGAGCCGCAGCTCCGTGGCTCCATCCGCGCATCATGCTGGCCTACGGACCGGTGCCCAACGACGCAGCGCGGTATCCTTGGTGGTTGGCTTGCGTGCTGCCCCtctccgaggaagagaagtACCCGATTctggcggcgacgagcgTCCGCGAGAGACTCAAGATCGCAGCGCGTTGGGGACGGGAGATCGAGGCTCGAGATTTGTAG
- a CDS encoding uncharacterized protein (ID:PFLUO_003834-T1.cds;~source:funannotate), which translates to MSWSKVSEQRYERPLGENETFIKILGDTARPFNREHWAINIVASVTPLGSLAKENQSFLFREAWKALRFSHPTIAAYIVDEEKYVYDIPDLTALEKWAAETFQVIEDKTADEVIASATRVPYATMTFLPQTGELLGRSQHWRTDGIGGLILMDDFLDLAAQSAIDTSSLPWGEETVRLAPCVEEASSSFITSEKQDKQLAQQYVASFGHAAGAIGITSRAPAETSPGAAVHASIAAANYALATADDQSKHYTSTIRYSLRPFLPEPYSGRQYASTIFTTGWMFPISSESSWSDRAKAYHDEYRKGLSHAYISAHREYAIGLCNLLRSLPKDTPSSTDVDISSLGVCERRLGYDQ; encoded by the exons ATGTCATGGTCCAAAGTGAGCGAACAACGATATGAACGTCCACTCGGCGAAAATGAAACGTTTATCAAGATCCTTGGCGATACCGCTCGTCCGTTCAATCGTGAACACTGGGCTATCAACATCGTTGCATCGGTAACTCCGCTAGGCTCACTCGCCAAAGAAAATCAatcctttctcttccgcGAGGCATGGAAGGCTTTACGCTTCAGTCACCCCACGATCGCCGCCTATATcgtggacgaagagaaatATGTCTACGATATCCCCGACCTTACCGCACTTGAAAAATGGGCAGCGGAAACCTTTCAGGTGATTGAGGACAAGACGGCCGATGAAGTCATCGCATCTGCCACACGTGTTCCATACGCGACTATGACCTTCCTCCCCCAGACGGGTGAGCTATTGGGCCGCTCACAACACTGGAGAACGGATGGCATCGGGGGCTTGATTCTAATGGACGACTTCCTTGACCTAGCCGCACAGTCTGCTATAGATACTTCCTCCCTGCCATGGGGGGAAGAGACCGTCCGCTTAGCGCCGTGTGTTGAGGAAGCGTCGTCCAGTTTTATAACGTCGGAGAAGCAAGACAAGCAATTAGCCCAACAGTATGTTGCAAGTTTTGGCCATGCCGCTGGGGCCATCGGAATCACCTCTCGCGCACCCGCCGAGACTTCCCCAGGTG CAGCAGTACATGCGTCAATTGCCGCAGCCAACTATGCGCTAGCTACTGCTGATGATCAGAGCAAACACTACACGAGTACGATACGTTACAGTTTACGCCCGTTCCTACCAGAGCCATACTCTGGTCGCCAGTATGCCAGCACCATCTTCACGACAGGTTGGATGTTCCCTATTTCATCCGAGTCGTCATGGTCAGACCGAGCAAAGGCGTACCATGACGAGTACCGCAAAGGTCTCAGTCATGCATACATTTCGGCGCATCGCGAATACGCTATTGGGCTATGCAACCTTCTTCGCAGTTTGCCGAAGGACACCCCTTCATCAACCGATGTGGACATCAGCAGCCTCGGTGTATGTGAGAG GCGGCTTGGATATGATCAATAG
- a CDS encoding uncharacterized protein (ID:PFLUO_003837-T1.cds;~source:funannotate), protein MTTLSLSLAPPALIRLHDALTCLSKFNETVAIEAEHDLLRLSAINSTKTAYAAFAFARELFFEAYAFSTDANSRAARHHQSTTSSAQSDRFCCQIYIKALLSIFRGRIDRKKDTAVERCDMEIRESPQQAECRLTVRMICGLGVIKSYKLTYEPATVQHAVFDRTKALNQWTADPRFLRSIIDHFSFSAEQLDMYSDSGKAVFTSFTTKITEGKEVLKHPVHTSVAIDKRDFADFLVENKLHVAINLKDFKAVVAHAETMNATVTARYTRPCKPLQLAYEFEGVDSQFTLMTRGEGVQGGDDDVPTSSRASIPQQLSARPTPGPALTPAERARRDPNPAPEMPPPPAARSRSIRPLTGLSTQENFAQRASAEQRPSTSSAASASMDFDSLFVPADDDRQWDEMNEEEEPQDILGWDATGQETFQATLRDEEPDFSRLTASSRKEAPKDEMGIPPTQRMSQIRGLGLFD, encoded by the exons ATGACCACGCTCTCCCTCTCGCTGGCCCCGCCAGCCTTGATCCGACTCCACGACGCCTTGACTTGTCTCTCCAAGTTCAATGAGACGGTcgccatcgaggccgagcACGACCTA CTCCGCTTGAGCGCGATCAACTCCACCAAGACGGCGTACGCGGCGTTCGCGTTCGCCAGGGAGCTGTTCTTCGAGGCATATGCCTTCAGCACTGACGCCAACAGCCGTGCTGCGCGTCATCACCAGAGCACGACCAGCAGTGCGCAGTCGGATCGGTTCTGCTGCCAGATCTATATCAAG GCTCTGTTATCAATCTTCCGTGGTCGCATCGACCGCAAAAAAGACACCGCCGTGGAGCGCTGCGACATGGAGATCCGCGAAAGTCCGCAGCAGGCTGAGTGTCGGCTGACTGTGAGGATGATCTGCGGCTTGG GCGTGATCAAATCGTACAAGCTCACCTACGAGCCTGCAACCGTTCAGCATGCCGTCTTCGACCGCACAAAGGCTCTCAACCAGTGGACTGCGGACCCGCGGTTTCTAAGGTCGATCATCGACCACTTCAGCTTTTCGGCAGAGCAGCTGGATATGTACTCCGACTCGGGCAAGGCGGTGTTTACGAGTTTTACAACCAAGATTACTGAGGGCAAAG AGGTCCTCAAACATCCCGTCCACACCTCCGTGGCCATCGACAAAAGAGACTTTGCCgacttcctcgtcgagaacaagCTGCACGTCGCAATCAACCTCAAAGACTTCAAGGCCGTGGTCGCCCACGCCGAGACGATGAATGCCACCGTCACGGCACGATACACACGCCCCTGCAagccgctgcagctggcATATGAGTTCGAGGGCGTCGACTCACAGTTCACGCTAATGACGCGTGGCGAAGGCGTCCAAGGAGGCGACGACGATGTGCCAACCTCGTCGCGCGCCTCGATACCACAGCAGCTCTCTGCGCGGCCGACGCCAGGACCAGCTCTAACTCCGGCAGAGAGAGCCAGGCGGGATCCGAATCCGGCTCCGGAAatgccgcctccgccagcagcgcgcAGTCGGTCGATCCGCCCGCTCACGGGCTTATCTACCCAGGAGAATTTCGCGCAGAGGGCTAGTGCGGAGCAGCGCCCTTCTACATCGTCGGCAGCGTCTGCGTCGATGGATTTTGATAGCTTGTTCGTGCCGGCGGATGATGATCGGCAGTGGGATGAGatgaatgaagaggaagagccgcAGGATATTCTGGGGTGGGATGCTACGGGCCAG GAGACGTTCCAGGCTACATTGCGTGACGAGGAGCCTGATTTCTCCAGACTGACGGCGTCGTCGCGCAAAGAGGCTCCCAAAGATGAGATGGGCATTCCGCCGACACAGCGCATGTCTCAG ATTCGTGGTCTGGGTCTTTTCGACTGA
- a CDS encoding uncharacterized protein (ID:PFLUO_003835-T1.cds;~source:funannotate): MRVLVIGGNGATGRFIVDEALQRGHKVTALIRNPSTLPAKEGLTIVKGTPVESSNIEVAFNAVKGDPPTAVIVALGSPKVKGTRVMTTAHENLIAAMKSHGVSKIVTVSSFGVGSSFPNINVLMRFAISHTSLGHGFVDHNQVDEMLKKSGLDFVLFRPARLGGAKKAPVHFFGDDGKGLGVFAGLGGISRASVAECVVDATEKSTWDRTTPVITN, encoded by the coding sequence atGCGTGTCCTTGTTATTGGTGGTAATGGGGCAACTGGCCGTTTCATCGTCGATGAAGCATTACAGCGTGGCCACAAGGTTACAGCCTTGATTCGAAACCCCTCTACACTTCCCGCCAAGGAAGGTCTCACCATCGTGAAGGGCACCCCAGTGGAATCTTCGAACATTGAAGTCGCTTTCAATGCGGTCAAAGGCGACCCCCCAACTGCCGTGATCGTCGCGCTTGGATCCCCGAAAGTCAAGGGGACTCGAGTCATGACTACCGCGCACGAAAACCTCATCGCTGCGATGAAAAGCCATGGTGTTTCCAAAATTGTGACAGTGTCTTCGTTTGGCGTtgggtcttctttcccgaaTATCAATGTGCTGATGAGATTCGCCATCTCCCACACCAGCTTGGGGCATGGATTCGTGGACCATAATCAAGTCGATGAGATGCTCAAGAAGAGCGGACTGGATTTCGTATTGTTCCGGCCAGCGAGACTGGGTGGGGCAAAAAAAGCGCCCGTTCACTTCTTTGGCGACGATGGGAAAGGACTCGGTGTTTTCGCGGGCTTGGGTGGGATCTCGAGGGCGAGCGTGGCGGAGTGTGTGGTGGATGCTACTGAGAAGAGCACTTGGGATCGAACCACTCCTGTGATCACGAACTAA